One part of the Treponema peruense genome encodes these proteins:
- a CDS encoding rod-binding protein — translation MAVNGLSGLGITGTLSNGVESVRNARREGEENKFLSLVREMSAKSDSSDKTVSGVSSSQIQRGRRLNGDYTNGFYNAFTSESDKNAAPKGFAANSASKGSKKITIDKTSELYEQSLELENYMVKMMLSSMRNTIQKSDLLGKENSYARDMYEDMMYDNVAESITKNAGLGLADQIYIEMAGLR, via the coding sequence ATGGCTGTTAACGGACTTTCAGGACTTGGAATAACGGGAACCCTTTCCAATGGGGTAGAATCTGTAAGAAACGCACGCAGGGAAGGAGAAGAAAACAAATTTCTTTCACTTGTACGCGAAATGTCTGCAAAAAGTGATTCCAGTGACAAAACTGTGTCCGGAGTGTCTTCGTCCCAGATTCAAAGGGGACGCAGGCTTAACGGCGACTATACAAACGGCTTTTACAATGCCTTTACTTCTGAGTCAGACAAAAATGCTGCTCCAAAAGGATTCGCCGCAAATTCCGCTTCCAAAGGTTCAAAAAAAATTACCATAGACAAAACTTCGGAACTTTACGAACAGTCACTTGAACTCGAAAATTACATGGTAAAGATGATGCTTTCTTCAATGCGCAATACAATCCAGAAAAGCGATCTGCTCGGAAAAGAAAATTCCTATGCGCGTGACATGTATGAAGATATGATGTACGACAACGTTGCCGAGTCAATTACAAAAAATGCCGGTCTTGGACTTGCAGACCAGATTTACATAGAAATGGCGGGACTGCGCTGA
- the flgG gene encoding flagellar basal-body rod protein FlgG, producing the protein MVRSLWNAATGMNGQQANIDTISNNLSNVNTTGFKQHRVEFEDLMYQTVKLAGTPATEDTVTPVGLQMGSGVKVGATQRIMAQGSLQATNVDTDVAIVGDGFFRVQQYDGSWAYTRDGSFKVDSTGQLVTANGLRVMPEIIMPEGFQLETLAISDDGRVNVKVNGELDPVQVGQLELYRFPNAVGLENTGDNLYKVTNASGEPIAGRPGFEGMGITKHKFLEMSNVSVVNEMVQMIVAQRAYEFNSKAIQTSDNMLQTAATLKR; encoded by the coding sequence ATGGTAAGAAGTTTATGGAATGCGGCAACCGGAATGAACGGCCAGCAGGCAAATATAGATACAATTTCGAACAATCTTTCCAATGTAAATACAACCGGATTCAAGCAACACCGTGTTGAATTCGAAGACCTTATGTACCAGACTGTAAAGCTTGCGGGAACTCCGGCTACAGAAGATACTGTTACACCGGTGGGCCTTCAGATGGGAAGCGGTGTTAAAGTAGGCGCAACGCAGCGCATTATGGCACAGGGATCGCTTCAGGCTACAAATGTAGATACAGACGTTGCTATTGTTGGTGACGGATTCTTTCGCGTGCAGCAGTACGACGGAAGCTGGGCCTACACAAGGGACGGTTCTTTTAAAGTAGACTCAACAGGCCAGCTTGTAACTGCAAACGGTCTTCGTGTTATGCCCGAAATCATTATGCCCGAAGGATTCCAGCTTGAAACACTTGCAATAAGTGATGACGGCCGCGTAAATGTAAAGGTAAACGGTGAACTTGATCCTGTTCAGGTTGGACAGCTTGAACTTTACAGGTTTCCCAATGCCGTTGGTCTTGAAAATACAGGGGACAATCTTTATAAAGTAACAAACGCTTCGGGTGAACCAATTGCAGGACGACCCGGATTTGAAGGAATGGGAATTACAAAACACAAGTTCCTTGAAATGAGCAATGTTTCTGTTGTTAACGAAATGGTTCAGATGATTGTTGCCCAGCGCGCCTATGAGTTCAATTCAAAAGCTATTCAGACAAGCGACAATATGCTTCAGACTGCAGCAACTTTAAAGCGCTAA
- the flgF gene encoding flagellar basal-body rod protein FlgF yields the protein MIRGWYIGASGMNAQQNRLDAISNNIANVDTTGYKKDIPVSKSFSDLLLRRTAADGVYETPFGSADAAPIIGGIGLGVETNELYTDFEQGSFKSTETKTDFALSGEGFFTVHTPAGERYTRNGNFVLGKEGILLTKDGYPLMGENGPIHVENDKFFLNEDGLIYSAEDNTLIDRVKIVRFDNERYLKKVGNSMWTETDISGPSHIAEGDERPRLLQGYTETSNVNIVNEMVQMIEINRAYEANQKSVQTQDTMMDTLWSKVVTVNR from the coding sequence ATGATAAGAGGTTGGTACATCGGGGCAAGTGGAATGAATGCCCAGCAGAACAGACTGGATGCAATTTCCAATAATATCGCAAATGTTGATACTACGGGATATAAAAAAGATATTCCTGTAAGCAAATCGTTCAGCGATCTTCTCCTGAGGCGCACTGCTGCAGACGGAGTGTACGAAACTCCGTTCGGTTCGGCAGATGCAGCACCGATCATAGGCGGAATAGGGCTTGGGGTAGAAACAAACGAGCTTTATACTGACTTTGAACAGGGATCATTCAAATCTACAGAGACAAAAACAGACTTTGCACTTTCTGGCGAAGGCTTTTTTACAGTACATACACCTGCAGGCGAGCGCTATACCCGCAACGGAAACTTTGTTCTTGGAAAAGAAGGCATTCTTCTTACAAAAGACGGGTACCCGCTTATGGGTGAAAACGGACCGATTCATGTAGAAAACGACAAATTCTTTCTTAATGAAGACGGCCTCATTTATTCTGCCGAAGACAACACTCTCATTGACCGGGTTAAAATTGTAAGATTTGACAACGAGCGCTACCTAAAAAAAGTCGGAAACTCCATGTGGACAGAAACCGACATTTCAGGACCTTCACATATTGCCGAAGGTGACGAGCGGCCGCGTCTTCTGCAGGGTTATACCGAAACAAGCAATGTCAATATCGTTAACGAAATGGTTCAGATGATAGAAATAAACAGAGCTTATGAAGCAAACCAGAAGAGTGTTCAGACCCAGGATACGATGATGGACACACTGTGGTCAAAGGTTGTGACTGTCAACAGGTAA